The Merismopedia glauca CCAP 1448/3 DNA window GTGGAATTAAGATTCAAATCGATCTGGGTGTAGAAAAACTAATCCCAGCACAAAAATATCTAGAAAAAATCACTAATGAAATTATTTTTGCCTCTCATGGGTAATATTGGGTAGGATGCAATCCAATTAGCCCCATTGAGCATGACGATAGAATCAGCTAATTTTCAGTTTCTACAACTCCATGACGTGCAGCTAGTGCGTTTGGGTGCTTTGGCGGAACGGTATTTTCTAGACGATCCCTGTACCTGTTCTATTAAATTGCGGCAGTTTGGAGAACTTTTAGCCCAGTTGAGTGCGGCAAAAGTGGGGCTGTTTGTCTCGACTGATGAAGCCCAAGTGGATTTGTTGCGTCGGTTGAAGGTAGAAAGGGTGATTTCGCAAGAAGTTGCCGAACTATTTCATCAGATTCGGACGATTGGGAATAAGGCAACTCACAGGTATAGCGGAGATAGATCGGAAGCGCTAACATCGCTGAAGATGGCTCGGCAATTGGGAATCTGGTTTCATCGCAGCTTTAGCGATCGCAATTTTACACCCGCACCTTTCGTCCCTCCAGCCAAGCCAGCCGATGCCACGGCGGAACTGACGCAGGAATTGGCAAGGTTGCAACAGGTTTTGGCTGAAAGTCGCACAGAGGCAGAGAAAGCAAAGCAGGCGGCAGCAAAACGGGAGAAGGCGGCGTTAAATGCCGAAGAAAAAGCCGCCAAGGAAGCTGAAGAACGGGCGTTGTGGGAGCAGTTGGCGCAGGAGTCGGAACGGGCGAGATTTGCTCTGGCGGCGCAATTGGCAGAGCTTCAGGCAGATTCTCAACGGTTGCCGGAGCGGGAAACGGTGAAAATTATTGATTTGGCAGATCGGGCGGCATCTTTTATCGATTTGGATGAATACGAGACGCGATCGCTGATCGATCGCCAGTTGCAAGAGGCAGGATGGCTGGCGGATAGTCGGAATTTGCGCTATGGATTGGGAACTAGACCCATTAAAGGGCAAAATATGGCGATCGCGGAGTGGAAAACTGCCGATGGGATTGCCGATTATGCCTTGTTTGTGGGGATGAGGTGCGTTGCCACGATTGAAGCTAAACGGCGGCGCAAGAATGTTTCGGCGGCGATCGACCAAGCGGAACGGTATGCCAAGGGATTTAGAGCGGCTAAGGGCTTTGAGGCGGGGAATTGGGGGGAATTTT harbors:
- a CDS encoding element excision factor XisH family protein, with amino-acid sequence MNLVKSALKKDGWIITDDRLRIRCGGIKIQIDLGVEKLIPAQKYLEKITNEIIFASHG